A genomic window from Fibrobacterota bacterium includes:
- a CDS encoding glycogen/starch/alpha-glucan phosphorylase → MAKEKKPSSSPIPSTKAQVLEDVEDLVGITAEDIRKSFNYHLRLSLARDRYTATENDRYLSLAWAVRDRLVENWISTQQSYYNQDVKRVYYFSLEFLMGRALGNSVLNLGLEEAVRDSLDQLALSYEDLREMEQDAGLGNGGLGRLAACFLDSCATLRLPAYGCGIRYEYGIFRQKIVDGCQVEEPDNWLHLSNPWEIPRPENAVPVHFYGKVESRTDRNGKTQFSWVDTEKVMATPYDTPVPGYKNGVVNNLRLWSAKATDDFDLQFFNDGDYVRASLAKNDSETISKVLYPNDTVTAGQELRLKQQYFFCAAGIHDMIRRHLKHHQSLRNLADKVVIQLNDTHPAVAIPELMRILMDDHAIGWDEAWSITTRIFAYTNHTLLPEALEKWPVDLFGELLPRHLQIIYEINFRFLRQVAFRYPGDTERLRRMSIIDEDGVRKIRMAHLCVVGAHSVNGVAALHSELLKKHVLHEFYEFFPGKFNNKTNGITPRRWLSKCNPALSSLITEKIGEGWETKLDKLKALEAFADDPAFQKRWKAVKREAKERLAEYVLRENGVRISPDALFDVQIKRLHEYKRQLLNLLHVIHLYRQIKANPKAPFTPRVVLFGAKAAPGYAMAKLIIRLINSVATVVNSDPDVGDKLKMLFLANYRVSLAEKIIPAADLSEQISTAGLEASGTGNMKLSLNGALTIGTWDGANIEIAEEVGEENCVMFGMKTDDVAALKAKGYKPNEFIEGNEDLRAVIELIEKGFFSPEKPDLYAPITEHLRGKDTYFLAADFAAYVRAQEEAAKGYMDEKSWVRRSILNTARMGKFSSDRTIEEYAKDIWGVQAIGRKAG, encoded by the coding sequence ATGGCCAAGGAAAAGAAGCCGTCGTCGAGCCCCATCCCCAGCACGAAGGCACAGGTATTGGAAGATGTGGAGGATCTGGTGGGCATCACCGCCGAGGATATCCGCAAATCGTTCAACTACCACCTGCGGCTTTCCTTGGCGCGCGACCGTTATACCGCCACGGAGAACGATCGCTACCTCTCGCTGGCCTGGGCTGTGCGCGACCGCTTGGTGGAAAACTGGATCAGCACCCAGCAGTCGTACTACAACCAGGATGTCAAGCGGGTCTACTACTTCTCGCTGGAGTTTTTGATGGGCCGCGCGTTGGGCAATTCCGTCCTGAATCTGGGACTGGAAGAGGCTGTGCGCGATTCGCTCGATCAGCTCGCGCTCTCCTACGAGGATCTGCGCGAGATGGAGCAGGACGCGGGCCTGGGCAACGGTGGCCTGGGGCGTCTGGCCGCGTGCTTTTTGGATTCCTGCGCCACCCTGAGGCTTCCCGCCTACGGCTGCGGCATCCGCTACGAATACGGCATTTTCCGTCAAAAGATCGTCGACGGCTGCCAGGTGGAAGAGCCGGACAACTGGCTGCACCTGTCCAATCCATGGGAAATCCCGCGCCCGGAAAACGCCGTGCCGGTCCATTTCTACGGCAAGGTGGAAAGCCGCACCGACCGCAACGGCAAGACCCAGTTCTCCTGGGTGGACACCGAAAAGGTCATGGCCACCCCCTACGACACGCCTGTTCCCGGCTACAAGAACGGCGTCGTGAACAACCTGCGGCTCTGGTCGGCCAAGGCTACGGACGATTTCGATCTGCAGTTCTTCAACGACGGCGACTATGTGCGCGCGTCGCTCGCTAAAAACGATTCGGAAACCATCTCGAAGGTCCTGTACCCCAACGACACCGTGACCGCTGGACAGGAATTGCGCCTCAAGCAGCAGTACTTCTTCTGCGCGGCCGGCATCCACGACATGATCCGTCGCCACCTGAAGCACCACCAGAGCCTGCGCAACCTGGCCGACAAGGTCGTGATCCAGCTCAACGACACGCACCCCGCCGTGGCCATCCCCGAGCTGATGCGCATCCTCATGGACGACCACGCGATCGGATGGGACGAAGCCTGGTCCATCACCACCCGCATCTTCGCCTACACCAACCACACCCTCCTTCCCGAGGCGCTGGAAAAGTGGCCGGTGGATCTGTTCGGCGAGCTTCTGCCGCGTCACCTGCAGATCATCTACGAGATCAACTTCCGCTTTTTGCGCCAGGTGGCCTTCCGCTACCCCGGCGACACCGAACGGCTGCGCCGCATGAGCATCATCGACGAGGATGGCGTCCGCAAGATCCGCATGGCGCACCTTTGCGTGGTGGGCGCCCACAGCGTCAACGGCGTGGCGGCGCTGCACTCCGAGCTTCTGAAGAAGCACGTGCTGCACGAATTCTACGAGTTCTTCCCGGGCAAGTTCAACAACAAGACCAACGGCATCACACCGCGCCGCTGGCTTTCCAAGTGCAACCCCGCTCTTTCCAGCCTGATCACCGAAAAGATCGGCGAAGGCTGGGAGACAAAACTTGACAAACTGAAGGCGTTGGAAGCCTTCGCCGACGACCCCGCCTTCCAGAAGCGCTGGAAGGCCGTCAAGCGCGAGGCCAAGGAGCGTCTGGCGGAATACGTCCTGCGCGAGAACGGCGTGCGGATCAGCCCGGACGCCCTGTTCGACGTGCAGATCAAGCGTCTGCACGAATACAAGCGCCAGCTCTTGAACCTGCTGCACGTGATCCACCTCTATCGCCAGATCAAGGCCAACCCCAAGGCCCCCTTCACGCCGCGCGTGGTGCTGTTCGGTGCCAAGGCCGCTCCTGGCTACGCGATGGCCAAGCTCATCATCCGCCTCATCAATTCCGTGGCCACGGTGGTGAACTCCGATCCGGACGTGGGCGACAAGCTGAAGATGCTCTTCTTGGCCAACTACCGCGTGAGCCTGGCGGAAAAGATCATTCCCGCCGCCGATCTGTCCGAACAGATTTCGACCGCTGGCCTGGAAGCCTCCGGTACCGGCAACATGAAGCTCTCCCTCAATGGTGCGCTGACCATCGGCACTTGGGACGGGGCCAACATCGAGATCGCCGAGGAAGTGGGCGAAGAGAACTGCGTCATGTTCGGCATGAAGACCGACGATGTGGCCGCTCTCAAGGCCAAGGGATACAAGCCCAACGAGTTCATCGAGGGCAACGAGGATCTCCGTGCGGTGATCGAACTGATCGAGAAGGGGTTCTTTTCGCCGGAAAAGCCCGACCTGTACGCGCCGATCACCGAACACCTGCGGGGCAAGGACACCTACTTCCTGGCCGCCGACTTCGCCGCCTATGTGCGCGCCCAAGAAGAAGCCGCAAAGGGTTACATGGACGAGAAGTCCTGGGTCCGACGCAGCATCCTCAACACCGCGCGCATGGGCAAGTTCAGCTCGGACCGCACGATCGAGGAATACGCCAAGGACATCTGGGGTGTCCAGGCGATCGGCCGCAAGGCGGGCTGA
- a CDS encoding carbohydrate-binding protein has product MRKSLYSAALAALVGIGLGGCLQPIPNQVDTSGVSGSAARIPAGVGKDAFPAFTFYDEDLQPGGFTFVYGGSTKITPVEGAGADASEYYMEAKLDQKDYSGVALCLWNMAFDLTPYLKTGALVFQVRGKNGGEIVTFGIGDDEKSDGWKSVVRLKLDKYGTIKKGEWTTFVVPLRDLGKRGVAWDAARGVEKPWPFQWDNVQEFRVMSNKGDQPECEIDIDNVQIWANAVSEGAGGDASAPVDWLDMDKSMNGPTSAQLKTDDELLGSFFEDDYPNGGWPYVYGGKTTQKVVPSNTPGNSGVWGLYFDNDWSGINVSLGAGKFFDLTPVRKTGSVGFWIKAGPDSKKYLVGLMDNQGRDANGNEIKVQTKVVGDGYTVWKGDEWVYVKIPLKAFIDDGVYWDAKQGREISRKMDWTKIQEMRISIGRDENKPAPGKPVLFYVDQLQIFKTAKGIFDPDAYWDAFKSDAPAFLVTDFTKWEAGWASQHGATADIKHEITALPKGAPAAIKGKAIKVDFKPGDWYDFMLTRDGAPGISYDFSKHYGLLIWLYTEKPYQSFDVTIQDRDKEFFITKVGAGKGWNQILVPFRAFMKFPYYQPPDAKQNNLLDLDGIYQLGFKPGGEVAGTFSLAQIEATNVRVLEKAKAAGVMPAVFKGTLGKSVQAIPDIYGINVGLWAPELMDAASVEIQKPMNLGVVRYPGGLRSDEEDWEKTIKDKDFNVDTDEFLDWCGQVKCKPMFTANIGDGSPERAAKWVEYVNKKRSGPKVQHWELGNEVYGNWHKYYEKWGKDGGVAYAEACKAYIKAMKAVDPSIKITVVWMLGGSWNKTVFKEVADLADGVNVHHYAQGTGSENDEGLLAVSQESDVLMKEVRKQVDEYGVKGKKYEIWLTEWNSVDFNPGPQILSHVNGLFIADYLGHLAESPIQVANLWALYNGRDKRMGCYGVLSTSSDPQGLNFKRPSYWAMRLMANALNGTLLEGKSDQDALQAWMSKRADGKTSIVFVNKSAETDFKTTLKVPGLKGEAIVEVLTKENSGGLKTTEATGALYDQSGPKPEKKSLKDGDVITVPKYSIVTIRFQ; this is encoded by the coding sequence ATGCGAAAAAGTCTCTATTCGGCCGCTTTGGCGGCCCTGGTGGGGATCGGGTTGGGCGGATGCCTCCAACCGATTCCGAACCAAGTCGACACGTCCGGGGTGAGCGGATCCGCCGCTCGCATTCCTGCGGGCGTGGGCAAGGACGCCTTCCCGGCCTTCACGTTCTACGACGAAGACCTCCAGCCGGGCGGATTCACCTTCGTGTACGGCGGGTCCACCAAGATCACTCCCGTCGAGGGTGCTGGCGCGGACGCTTCCGAGTACTACATGGAAGCGAAGCTGGACCAGAAGGACTACTCCGGCGTGGCCTTGTGCCTCTGGAACATGGCCTTTGATCTGACCCCCTATCTCAAGACCGGCGCGCTGGTCTTCCAGGTGCGTGGCAAAAACGGCGGCGAGATCGTCACCTTCGGTATCGGCGACGATGAAAAGTCCGATGGCTGGAAGTCCGTGGTTCGTCTGAAGCTGGACAAATACGGCACCATCAAGAAGGGTGAATGGACCACCTTCGTGGTTCCCCTTCGTGACCTGGGCAAGCGCGGCGTGGCCTGGGATGCCGCCCGCGGTGTGGAAAAGCCTTGGCCGTTCCAGTGGGACAACGTCCAGGAATTCCGTGTCATGTCCAACAAGGGCGATCAGCCCGAGTGCGAGATCGACATCGACAACGTGCAGATCTGGGCCAATGCGGTTTCGGAAGGAGCTGGCGGCGATGCATCTGCACCGGTGGATTGGCTGGACATGGACAAATCCATGAATGGCCCGACCTCGGCGCAATTGAAGACCGACGACGAACTGTTGGGCTCGTTCTTCGAGGATGACTACCCCAATGGTGGCTGGCCGTACGTGTATGGCGGAAAGACCACGCAGAAGGTGGTTCCCTCCAACACCCCGGGTAATTCTGGCGTGTGGGGCCTGTACTTCGACAACGACTGGTCCGGCATCAACGTCTCGCTCGGCGCCGGCAAGTTCTTCGACCTGACCCCCGTTCGCAAGACCGGAAGCGTCGGTTTCTGGATCAAGGCCGGACCTGATTCCAAGAAGTACCTCGTGGGCCTCATGGACAACCAAGGTCGCGATGCCAACGGCAACGAGATCAAGGTCCAGACCAAGGTGGTCGGCGACGGATACACCGTTTGGAAGGGTGACGAGTGGGTTTATGTGAAGATCCCCCTCAAGGCCTTCATCGATGACGGTGTGTACTGGGATGCCAAGCAGGGGCGCGAAATCTCCCGCAAGATGGACTGGACCAAGATCCAGGAAATGCGCATCTCCATCGGTCGCGACGAGAACAAGCCAGCCCCTGGCAAGCCGGTGCTCTTCTACGTGGACCAGCTCCAGATCTTCAAGACCGCCAAGGGAATCTTCGATCCGGACGCTTACTGGGATGCGTTCAAGTCCGACGCACCGGCCTTCCTGGTCACCGACTTCACCAAGTGGGAAGCCGGTTGGGCAAGCCAGCATGGCGCCACCGCCGACATCAAGCACGAGATCACCGCTCTTCCGAAGGGTGCTCCTGCCGCGATCAAGGGCAAGGCGATCAAGGTCGACTTCAAGCCGGGCGACTGGTACGACTTCATGCTCACGCGTGATGGCGCTCCGGGAATCAGCTACGATTTCTCCAAGCACTATGGCTTGCTCATCTGGCTGTACACGGAAAAACCCTACCAGTCCTTCGACGTGACCATCCAGGACCGCGACAAGGAATTCTTCATCACCAAGGTGGGCGCCGGCAAGGGCTGGAACCAGATCCTGGTGCCTTTCCGCGCCTTCATGAAGTTCCCGTACTACCAGCCACCCGATGCCAAGCAGAACAACCTGTTGGACCTGGACGGCATCTACCAGCTGGGATTCAAGCCCGGCGGTGAAGTGGCGGGAACCTTCTCGCTGGCGCAGATCGAAGCCACCAACGTGCGCGTGCTGGAGAAGGCCAAGGCCGCCGGGGTCATGCCTGCGGTGTTCAAGGGCACCTTGGGCAAATCCGTGCAAGCGATCCCGGACATCTACGGCATCAACGTGGGCCTTTGGGCGCCCGAGCTGATGGACGCCGCTTCGGTGGAGATCCAGAAGCCCATGAACCTGGGTGTGGTCCGCTATCCCGGTGGCCTTCGTTCCGACGAAGAAGACTGGGAAAAGACCATCAAGGACAAGGACTTCAACGTCGACACCGACGAGTTCCTCGATTGGTGCGGACAGGTCAAGTGCAAGCCCATGTTCACCGCCAACATCGGCGACGGCTCCCCGGAGCGCGCCGCCAAGTGGGTGGAGTACGTGAACAAGAAACGCTCCGGCCCCAAGGTCCAGCACTGGGAGCTCGGCAACGAGGTCTACGGCAACTGGCACAAGTACTACGAGAAGTGGGGCAAGGACGGCGGCGTCGCCTACGCGGAAGCTTGCAAGGCCTACATCAAGGCCATGAAGGCCGTGGATCCCTCCATCAAGATCACCGTGGTCTGGATGTTGGGTGGAAGCTGGAACAAGACCGTGTTCAAGGAAGTGGCCGATCTCGCCGACGGCGTCAACGTCCACCACTATGCCCAGGGTACCGGGTCGGAAAATGACGAAGGCCTGCTGGCCGTCTCGCAGGAATCCGACGTCCTGATGAAGGAAGTCCGCAAGCAGGTGGATGAATACGGCGTCAAGGGCAAGAAGTACGAGATCTGGCTCACGGAGTGGAACTCGGTCGACTTCAACCCAGGACCCCAGATCCTGAGCCATGTCAACGGCCTGTTCATCGCCGACTACCTGGGCCACCTGGCCGAGAGCCCGATCCAGGTCGCCAACCTATGGGCCCTGTACAATGGTCGCGACAAGCGCATGGGCTGCTACGGTGTGCTTTCCACCTCCTCTGACCCTCAAGGCCTGAACTTCAAGCGTCCGTCCTACTGGGCGATGCGCTTGATGGCCAACGCCTTGAACGGAACGCTGTTGGAAGGCAAGAGCGATCAGGATGCCCTCCAGGCCTGGATGTCCAAGCGCGCCGACGGCAAGACCTCCATCGTGTTCGTCAACAAGAGCGCGGAAACGGACTTCAAGACCACCCTCAAGGTGCCAGGCCTCAAGGGCGAGGCGATCGTGGAAGTGCTCACCAAGGAAAACTCCGGCGGTCTGAAGACCACGGAGGCCACGGGCGCGCTGTACGACCAGTCCGGCCCCAAGCCGGAGAAGAAGTCGCTCAAGGACGGTGACGTGATCACGGTTCCGAAGTACTCGATCGTGACGATCCGGTTCCAATAA